One Vigna unguiculata cultivar IT97K-499-35 chromosome 7, ASM411807v1, whole genome shotgun sequence genomic region harbors:
- the LOC114191765 gene encoding protein ABC transporter 1, mitochondrial, with the protein MGSFFRDLTRLFNGVSLIANEFAKRSLPATTDDFQTLIKKTLLSATDLTGLTKGNLRQFPNSSPSANPTPHHADTPSSSVVFFTDGNPSQSESTPTTTTTTPITDDDGVVHSPSDAYHPQASDANVCAAEEEKSEVVTSSETVNRGVSGEVAPPPPLRKRRPRERKVPATPFSRALGFAGLGAGLAWGTLQESAKRLAFGTPTSQGNQSALSPFLSEKNAERLALALCRMRGAALKIGQMLSIQDESLVPAPILAALEIVRQGADVMPKSQLNQVLDAELGPGWSSKLISFDYEPIAAASIGQVHQAVMKDGMQVAMKIQYPGVADSIDSDIENVKLLLNYTNLIPKGLYLDRAIKVAKEELSRECDYRLEAANQKRFRDLLAGVDGFYVPIVVDTISSKRVLTTELVYGITIDKVASLDQETRNHIGKKLLELTLMELFVFRFMQTDPNWGNFLFDEATKTINLIDFGAARDYPKVFVDDYLRMVLACANGDSDGVIEMSRRLGFLTGMESDVMLDAHVQAGFIVGLPFSRSGGFDFRSNNITQSISHLGATMLKHRLTPPPDEAYSLHRKLSGAFLACIKIGAVVPCRELLLEVYKHHKFGDVNDILSSGSVSA; encoded by the exons ATGGGTTCTTTCTTCAGGGACCTCACCAGACTCTTCAACGGTGTCTCCCTAATTGCTAATGAATTCGCCAAACGCTCTTTACCCGCCACAACCGATGATTTCCAAACCCTAATCAAGAAAACCCTCCTCTCCGCCACCGATCTCACCGGCCTAACCAAAGGAAACCTTCGCCAATTTCCCAACTCTTCACCCTCCGCAAACCCTACACCGCACCATGCTGATACGCCGTCTAGTTCCGTTGTTTTTTTCACCGACGGTAATCCTTCTCAATCCGAGTCAACACCGACGACGACAACTACAACACCAATAACAGACGATGATGGTGTTGTCCATTCTCCTTCCGACGCATATCATCCGCAAGCTTCCGATGCAAATGTTTGTGCTGCGGAGGAAGAGAAGAGTGAGGTTGTGACTTCTTCTGAAACGGTTAATCGAGGTGTGAGTGGGGAAGTGGCACCTCCTCCGCCGTTGAGGAAACGAAGGCCGCGGGAGAGGAAGGTTCCCGCAACTCCATTTTCTAGGGCTCTCGG GTTTGCTGGTTTAGGAGCAGGTCTTGCGTGGGGGACACTTCAGGAATCTGCAAAGAGGCTTGCCTTTGGTACGCCTACTTCGCAAGGCAACCAATCTGCACTTTCCCCGTTTTTGTCTGAAAAAAATGCGGAACGTTTGGCTCTTGCACTGTGTAGAATGCGTGGAGCGGCGCTTAAAATTGGGCAGATGTTGAGTATACAAGATGAATCTCTTGTTCCTGCTCCG ATTCTGGCTGCATTAGAAATTGTCCGTCAAGGTGCAGACGTGATGCCAAAGAGCCAGCTTAATCAAGTTTTAGATGCTGAGTTAGGTCCTGGTTGGTCatcaaaattaattagttttgattATGAACCTATAGCTGCTGCAAGTATTGGCCAG GTGCACCAAGCTGTCATGAAGGATGGCATGCAAGTTGCAATGAAAATTCAGTACCCTGGTGTTGCAGATAGCATTGATAGTGACATTGAGAATGTGAAGCTTCTTTTAAACTACACAAATCTAATTCCTAAAGGACTTTATCTTGACAGAGCTATAAAG GTGGCCAAAGAAGAATTATCGCGTGAGTGTGATTATAGGTTGGAGGCAGCGAATCAGAAGCGGTTCCGAGATCTTCTTGCTGGGGTTGATGGATTTTATGTTCCAATAGTTGTGGATACTATTTCAAGTAAAAGAGTATTAACTACCGAGCTTGTTTATG GAATTACAATTGACAAAGTGGCATCCCTGGACCAGGAAACTCGTAATCATATTGGCAAAAAGTTATTAGAACTCACACTGATGGAGTTATTTGTATTCCGATTTATGCAG ACCGATCCTAATTGGGGTAATTTCTTATTTGATGAAGCTACAAAGACAATCAACCTGATTGATTTTGGAGCAGCACGAGATTACCCTAAAGTATTCGTTGATGATTATTTAAGAATG GTTCTAGCATGTGCAAATGGTGATAGCGATGGGGTGATTGAGATGTCGAGGAGACTTGGGTTCCTCACCGGAATGGAATCAGATGTCATGCTAGATGCCCACGTCCAAGCTGGGTTTATTGTGGGTTTGCCATTTTCAAGATCTGGTGGTTTTGATTTCCGATCAAACAACATTACTCAAAGCATTTCTCATCTTGGGGCAACAATGCTCAAGCACAGGCTTACTCCTCCACCTGATGAAGCTTATAGTCTTCACAGAAAGCTTTCCGGTGCTTTTTTGGCATGCATTAAGATTGGGGCCGTTGTCCCGTGTAGGGAACTGCTGCTTGAAGTATACAAACATCATAAGTTTGGTGATGTAAATGATATCTTATCTAGTGGCTCAGTGTCTGCATAG
- the LOC114191107 gene encoding pectin acetylesterase 6-like → MKMMRMKLLLVAVEVACLVSGIFSFGSQTLSQLSFLENGVVSTRPSSTQPQPLMVDLTLIQEALSKGAVCLDGTLPGYHLDRGFGSGADSWLVHLEGGGWCDTIRNCVYRKHTRRGSSKFMENQIPFTGILSNKPEENPDFFNWNRVKLRYCDGASFSGDAEDESAQLQFRGQKIWLAAMEELMSKGMQKANQALLSGCSAGGLASIIHCDEFRSLFPESSKVKCLSDAGFFLDAIDVSGGRTLRNLFGGVVQLQDVQKNLPKSCLNQLDPTSCFFPQNLIDHIETPLFLLNTAYDVWQVQASLAPPSADRLGSWNECKSNHANCSSSQIQFLQDFRNQMLSDITDFSRSSQTGLFINSCFAHCQSERQETWFADDSPLIEDKPIAVAVGDWYFDREVVKAIDCAYPCDNSCHNLVFNFK, encoded by the exons ATGAAGATGATGAGAATGAAGCTGCTTTTGGTAGCCGTTGAAGTTGCATGCTTGGTTTCTGGGATCTTCTCCTTTGGATCTCAGACACTGTCTCAGCTTTCTTTCTTAGAAAACGGTGTCGTCTCCACTCGCCCTTCCTCAACTCAACCTCAACCTCTTATGGTCGACCTCACTCTCATTCAAGAAGCTCTTTCTAAAGGAGCtg TCTGTTTGGATGGAACATTGCCTGGTTACCATTTGGATCGTGGATTTGGATCTGGTGCAGATAGTTGGCTTGTTCATTTAGAG GGGGGAGGATGGTGTGATACCATCAGAAATTGTGTCTATAGGAAACATACTCGTCGTGGTTCCTCAAAATTCATGGAAAATCAAATACCATTCACGGGAATATTGAGCAACAAACCTGAAGAAAACCCTG ATTTCTTTAATTGGAACAGAGTTAAGTTACGGTACTGTGATGGGGCGTCTTTCAGTGGAGATGCTGAAGATGAG TCTGCACAGCTTCAATTTCGAGGACAAAAAATATGGCTAGCTGCAATGGAGGAATTAATGTCGAAAGGAATGCAGAAAGCCAACCAG GCACTTCTCTCTGGATGCTCTGCGGGTGGTCTGGCATCCATAATACATTGTGATGAGTTCAGGAGCTTATTTCCAGAATCTTCCAAAGTCAAATGTTTGAGTGATGCAGGTTTCTTTCTTGATGc AATTGATGTATCTGGGGGACGCACACTGAGGAATCTCTTTGGAGGTGTGGTTCAGTTACAG GATGTACaaaaaaatcttccaaaaaGTTGTCTCAATCAACTAGACCCAACTTCG TGCTTCTTTCCTCAGAATTTGATCGATCATATTGAAACCCCATTGTTTCTACTCAACACAGCTTATGATGTGTGGCAG GTCCAAGCCAGTTTAGCACCACCTTCTGCTGACCGCCTTGGCTCTTGGAATGAATGCAAATCCAACCATGCAAATTGTAGCTCATCTCAAATTCAGTTCCTCCAAG ACTTCAGAAATCAAATGCTGAGTGACATTACAGACTTCTCAAGGTCATCTCAAACTGGACTATTCATAAATTCTTGTTTTGCTCATTGTCAGTCTGAAAGACAAGAGACATGGTTTGCAGATGACTCTCCCCTTATTGAGGACAAG CCAATTGCAGTAGCTGTTGGAGACTGGTATTTTGATCGAGAAGTTGTCAAAGCTATTGACTGTGCTTACCCGTGTGACAACAGCTGCCATAATCTGGTGTTTAACTTTAAGTGA